The following proteins are co-located in the Lagenorhynchus albirostris chromosome 2, mLagAlb1.1, whole genome shotgun sequence genome:
- the LOC132515617 gene encoding LOW QUALITY PROTEIN: arylacetamide deacetylase-like 4 (The sequence of the model RefSeq protein was modified relative to this genomic sequence to represent the inferred CDS: inserted 1 base in 1 codon; substituted 1 base at 1 genomic stop codon), with protein MAVPWLALLAALCTFLLGVFVWAGFEHFLTAGVPSTLQLPAKFRFLHCVFLYMVTSGNILEKLRICSMPRCIQFLHKRVRIKKDPGLVVTNLCFGTIPMRLFQPEVAAPSPRRGIIFFHGGKELGSLDMYRALCGFLSQETDSMLLSVGAFTPVVDGQERVQGGMGISASFRQVCGVICGDSAGAGIATLTSQTLVGRSGLPRIRAQVLIYLIVQLINFRLPSFPQNQHVQFLTWKFMMRVXIRVYRLLWWDAILSGAFIPPEVWNKYRKWVSADNVPRSFKKTDYQPMFPAPFNEAACLENNPLLDVEHTPLIKDEETIAQLPEAFLVSCXDILRDDILLYKKCLEDQGVPVTWYHVEDGFHGSLILCDWKPFSFPCSLKIVNAIVSCIKSTL; from the exons ATGGCTGTCCCGTGGCTGGCGCTTCTAGCTGCACTGTGCACCTTTCTCCTGGGGGTCTTTGTCTGGGCTGGCTTTGAGCACTTCCTCACCGCAGGTGTCCCCTCTACTCTGCAACTTCCTGCCAAGTTCCGATTTCTGCACTGCGTGTTCCTCTACATGGTCACTTCG GGGAATATACTTGAGAAATTGAGGATTTGCTCCATGCCCAGATGTATTCAGTTTTTGCACAAGCGCGTGAGAATCAAGAAGGACCCCGGGCTTGTGGTAACCAACCTGTGTTTTGGAACCATACCCATGAGGCTGTTCCAGCCCGAGGTGgccgcccccagcccccggcgAGGCATCATCTTCTTCCACGGAGGGAAGGAATTAGGGAGCCTGG ACATGTACCGCGCCCTGTGTGGTTTTCTATCCCAGGAGACCGACTCTATGCTGCTATCGGTTGG AGCCTTCACCCCTGTGGTGGATGGGCAAGAGAGAGTCCAAGGAGGCATGGGCATTTCTGCTTCCTTCCGGCAGGTCTGTGGTGTGATCTGCGGAGACAGTGCTGGGGCAGGGATTGCGACCTTGACCTCTCAGACCTTGGTGGGCAGATCCGGTCTTCCTCGGATCAGGGCCCAGGTCCTGATTTATCTCATTGTCCAACTCATTAATTTTCGGCTGCCATCCTTTCCGCAGAACCAACACGTCCAGTTCCTCACCTGGAAGTTCATGATGCGTGTTTAAATACGTGTTTATCGACTTCTCTGGTGGGATGCCATCTTGAGTGGTGCTTTCATTCCCCCGGAAGTCTGGAATAAGTACCGGAAGTGGGTCAGCGCGGACAACGTACCCAGGAGTTTCAAGAAGACAGACTACCAACCCATGTTTCCTGCCCCTTTCAATGAGGCTGCCTGTCTAGAAAACAATCCCTTGTTGGATGTGGAACATACACCCCTCATAAAGGATGAAGAGACCATTGCCCAGCTTCCCGAGGCCTTCCTGGTGAGCT ATGACATCCTCCGTGATGACATCTTGCTCTATAAGAAGTGCTTGGAGGACCAGGGGGTCCCCGTGACATGGTACCACGTGGAGGATGGCTTTCACGGATCTCTGATATTATGTGATTGGAAGCCTTTCTCTTTCCCATGCTCCCTGAAAATTGTGAATGCTATAGTCAGTTGTATAAAGAGCACACTGTAA